Proteins encoded in a region of the Watersipora subatra chromosome 5, tzWatSuba1.1, whole genome shotgun sequence genome:
- the LOC137397302 gene encoding cartilage matrix protein-like: MGAGFVEDTIMNLKQRSGATSTSDALKHVREKVLTQAGNRLNDKDTATIVFVVTDGKCNDGCNTLVSEAKKLREAGPGVQVFAFGVGEADCDELEDIRGKDAGEVFGLPDYNFFEKLAVAVKEQMAKNSDVCVKN, from the exons ATGG GAGCAGGGTTTGTTGAGGACACGATCATGAACTTGAAACAGCGATCTGGTGCAACTTCGACATCAGACGCTCTCAAACATGTGAGAGAGAAAGTTCTGACTCAGGCTGGAAACAGACTAAATGATAAGGACACGGCCACCATAGTGTTTGTCGTCACAGATGGTAAATGTAATGATGG GTGCAACACTCTTGTTTCTGAGGCTAAGAAACTCCGTGAGGCAGGACCAGGTGTTCAGGTCTTTGCTTTTGGAGTTGGAGAAGCTGATTGCGACGAGCTAGAAGACATTAGAGGCAAAGATGCCGGAGAGGTCTTTGGACTACCTGACTATAACTTTTTTGAAAAACTGGCTGTCGCGGTGAAGGAGCAAATGGCCAAGAATTCAGATGTCTGTGTTAAGAATTGA